Proteins encoded together in one Kitasatospora albolonga window:
- a CDS encoding dynein regulation protein LC7 has product MASDMASGQVSDLDWLLSGLVQRVPYTRSAVLLSADGLVKSVHGMDPDSADHMAALAAGLYSLGRSAGARFGDNGDVRQVVVELDSTLLFVSTAGSGTCLAVLAGREADAAVLGYEMAMLVKSVRPYLMTPLRQPAGAPFTPGL; this is encoded by the coding sequence ATGGCGAGCGACATGGCGTCCGGTCAGGTCTCGGACCTGGACTGGCTGCTGAGCGGACTGGTCCAGCGCGTGCCCTACACGCGCAGCGCGGTACTGCTCTCGGCCGACGGGCTGGTGAAATCCGTCCACGGCATGGACCCGGACAGCGCCGACCACATGGCCGCCCTGGCCGCCGGGCTCTACTCCCTCGGCCGCAGCGCCGGGGCCCGCTTCGGTGACAACGGCGACGTCCGGCAGGTGGTCGTCGAGCTCGACTCCACCCTCCTGTTCGTCTCCACCGCGGGCTCCGGCACCTGTCTGGCCGTCCTGGCCGGACGCGAGGCGGACGCGGCGGTGCTCGGCTACGAGATGGCGATGCTGGTCAAGAGCGTCCGGCCCTATCTGATGACCCCGCTGCGGCAGCCGGCCGGGGCCCCGTTCACCCCGGGGCTGTGA
- a CDS encoding ATP-binding protein translates to MSQLRAPAARPDRREGGRHGRPGARAHSATSRPRADRSSPEARMRPQLLRTALLPTVAALLSGAAAVIFTIRDGAVDPSPSLWAALGGSAALAVAAVAAAYLGAHRVAGGVLDRALTLRRASAQGQAELQRVVEQLRAGEPVGPRRPPPPPSSDGDAFDLLAQEMGRAQDAAVSAVVQASQLFSSAGNEQKVEVFVNLARRLQSLVHREIQILDELEHEVEDPDLLKGLFHVDHLATRIRRHAENLAVLGGAVSRRQWSNPVTMTEVLRSAIAEVEQYPRVKLVPPMDGTLRGHAVADVIHLLAELVENATVFSAPHTQVLLRVQRVTAGIALEVEDRGLGMPDHEQNRMNALLSDPDRVNVAHLLQDGRIGLFVVSALARRHGIAVRLQSNIYGGTQAVLVLPQNLLGADPDTAAAPGAAPVPPPGAVHRPPAQDGPSAPPAPVPAGRTPAVHAAPAGHPRDAQAPGSHAHAAPESRPPQPRGEAPPLPLRAERADRPAPAASAPDRPAPAGSAPDRPVPAAPAPSAPGSSVPAASAPERPVPAAFTPERVDRPGPPAARPELPKRANQEHLVPQLREAPAPRVEDEHALHDPGLMAAFRRGVDLAEAQNAQEEEANAGYGDPGGTPTALDAPLETLAPLPVRGAAAQAGAPAHPGHQQTAHPQSVRPAGAFAADPFLPGHAVPEPRKDTTFKE, encoded by the coding sequence ATGTCTCAACTTCGCGCACCCGCCGCGCGACCGGACCGTCGCGAGGGCGGGCGGCACGGCCGCCCCGGCGCGCGTGCCCACTCGGCCACGAGCAGGCCGCGCGCCGACCGGTCCTCCCCCGAGGCCCGCATGCGCCCCCAGCTGTTGCGCACCGCCCTGCTCCCCACCGTCGCCGCCCTGCTCAGCGGTGCGGCGGCCGTCATCTTCACGATCCGCGACGGCGCCGTCGACCCGTCGCCGAGCCTCTGGGCCGCGCTCGGCGGATCGGCCGCCCTGGCCGTCGCCGCCGTCGCCGCCGCCTACCTCGGCGCCCACCGCGTGGCCGGTGGCGTCCTCGACCGGGCGCTGACGCTCCGCCGTGCCAGCGCCCAGGGCCAGGCCGAGCTCCAGCGGGTGGTGGAACAGCTCCGCGCCGGAGAGCCCGTCGGCCCCCGTCGGCCCCCGCCGCCACCCTCCTCCGACGGCGACGCCTTCGACCTGCTCGCCCAGGAGATGGGGCGGGCCCAGGACGCCGCGGTGAGCGCCGTCGTCCAGGCATCGCAGCTCTTCAGCTCCGCGGGCAACGAACAGAAGGTCGAGGTCTTCGTCAACCTCGCGCGGCGCCTCCAGTCCCTTGTCCACCGCGAGATCCAGATCCTCGACGAGCTGGAGCACGAGGTCGAGGACCCCGATCTGCTCAAGGGCCTCTTCCACGTCGACCACCTGGCCACCCGCATCCGCCGCCACGCGGAGAATCTCGCCGTCCTCGGCGGGGCCGTCTCCCGGCGCCAGTGGAGCAACCCGGTCACCATGACCGAGGTGCTCCGCTCGGCCATCGCGGAGGTCGAGCAGTACCCCCGGGTCAAGCTCGTCCCGCCGATGGACGGCACCCTGCGCGGCCATGCCGTCGCCGACGTGATCCACCTGCTGGCCGAACTGGTCGAGAACGCCACGGTGTTCTCCGCCCCGCACACCCAGGTCCTGCTGCGCGTCCAGCGCGTCACCGCCGGTATCGCGCTGGAGGTGGAGGACCGGGGCCTCGGGATGCCGGACCACGAGCAGAACCGGATGAACGCCCTCCTCTCCGACCCCGACCGGGTCAACGTCGCCCATCTGCTTCAGGACGGCCGGATCGGCCTGTTCGTCGTCTCGGCCCTGGCCCGCCGCCACGGCATCGCGGTCCGCCTCCAGAGCAACATCTACGGCGGTACGCAGGCGGTGCTCGTCCTGCCGCAGAACCTCCTCGGGGCCGATCCCGACACCGCCGCCGCGCCCGGCGCCGCCCCCGTACCGCCGCCCGGAGCCGTGCACCGGCCGCCCGCCCAGGACGGGCCGTCCGCACCTCCGGCGCCCGTACCGGCGGGCCGTACGCCGGCGGTCCACGCGGCCCCCGCCGGGCACCCGCGCGACGCCCAGGCGCCCGGCTCGCACGCACACGCCGCGCCGGAGAGCCGCCCGCCGCAGCCCCGCGGCGAGGCGCCGCCGCTGCCCCTGCGCGCCGAGCGGGCCGACCGCCCCGCGCCCGCCGCATCCGCCCCGGACCGCCCGGCGCCCGCCGGGTCCGCTCCCGACCGGCCCGTACCGGCCGCGCCCGCCCCGTCCGCCCCCGGCAGCTCCGTACCGGCCGCGTCCGCCCCCGAGCGGCCCGTGCCGGCCGCCTTCACCCCGGAGCGGGTCGACCGGCCCGGCCCGCCCGCCGCCCGGCCCGAGCTGCCCAAGCGGGCCAATCAGGAACACCTCGTTCCGCAACTGCGGGAGGCACCCGCGCCCCGGGTCGAGGACGAGCACGCCCTGCACGACCCGGGCCTCATGGCCGCCTTCCGGCGCGGTGTCGACCTCGCCGAGGCCCAGAACGCCCAGGAGGAGGAGGCGAACGCCGGATACGGCGATCCCGGCGGTACGCCCACCGCGCTCGACGCCCCCCTGGAGACCCTCGCGCCCCTCCCCGTACGTGGAGCCGCCGCCCAGGCCGGAGCGCCCGCGCACCCCGGCCACCAGCAGACCGCCCACCCGCAGTCCGTCCGCCCGGCCGGGGCGTTCGCGGCCGACCCCTTCCTGCCGGGCCACGCCGTGCCGGAACCCCGTAAAGACACGACCTTCAAGGAGTAG
- a CDS encoding TetR family transcriptional regulator — protein MARVRLNVAERREELVRATVEQIEIRGASAVRIADVASALGVSNALVLYHFSTKERLVAAAFAYAAEADLAHLRKLLARRTTAVRRLRAAVRWYAPTGQAKGWRLWIEGWAAALREPALREVAGDLDQRWKAALAEVIEEGAAAGEFRCEDPVAAAWRLTALLDGLAVQMTSYAGPLSRATMLRWTDEALAHELGIDHAAVTG, from the coding sequence GTGGCAAGAGTCCGGTTGAACGTGGCGGAACGGCGTGAGGAGCTCGTGCGGGCGACGGTCGAGCAGATCGAGATCCGCGGGGCCTCCGCCGTGCGGATCGCCGATGTGGCGTCCGCGCTGGGCGTGAGCAATGCGCTGGTCCTCTACCACTTCTCGACCAAGGAGAGGCTGGTGGCGGCGGCCTTCGCCTACGCGGCCGAGGCCGATCTCGCCCATCTCCGCAAGCTGCTGGCCCGTCGCACCACCGCCGTACGGCGGCTGCGGGCAGCGGTGCGGTGGTACGCGCCCACCGGGCAGGCCAAGGGGTGGCGGCTGTGGATCGAGGGGTGGGCGGCGGCCCTGCGGGAGCCCGCCCTGCGCGAGGTCGCGGGCGACCTCGACCAGCGGTGGAAGGCGGCGCTGGCCGAGGTCATCGAGGAGGGCGCCGCGGCCGGTGAGTTCCGGTGCGAGGACCCGGTGGCGGCGGCCTGGCGGCTGACCGCCCTGCTGGACGGTCTGGCCGTCCAGATGACCTCGTACGCGGGTCCGCTCTCCCGGGCCACGATGCTGCGCTGGACCGACGAGGCGCTCGCCCATGAGCTGGGCATCGACCACGCCGCAGTGACCGGCTGA
- a CDS encoding metalloenzyme domain-containing protein, with translation MAEVVGSHDLLLVTLDTLRHDVAAELAAAGRIPHLAARLPGGVWEKRHAPGSFTYASHQAMFAGFLPTPAAPGPHPRLFAARFAGSETTADGTFVFDTPDLVSGLAAEGYRTVCVGGVGFFNRQGALGSVLPGMFQESHWEPEFGVASPTSFEAQVTRAEEIVAGLPHEQRLFLFVNVSALHQPNWFHTPGATREAGDSRATHAAALEYVDRHIGRLFAAASSRRRCFAIVCSDHGTTYGDDGYTGHRLGHEAVWTVPYAHFFLEPPAPHEPGAAR, from the coding sequence ATGGCTGAGGTCGTGGGCAGCCATGACCTGCTGCTGGTCACCCTGGACACCCTGCGCCACGATGTCGCCGCGGAGCTGGCCGCCGCCGGGCGCATCCCCCATCTGGCCGCCCGTCTGCCCGGCGGCGTGTGGGAGAAGCGGCACGCGCCGGGCAGCTTCACCTATGCCTCGCACCAGGCGATGTTCGCCGGGTTCCTGCCGACGCCCGCCGCCCCCGGCCCGCATCCGAGGCTGTTCGCGGCGCGGTTCGCGGGCAGCGAGACGACGGCGGACGGCACATTCGTCTTCGACACCCCGGACCTGGTGTCGGGGCTCGCCGCCGAGGGGTACCGCACGGTGTGCGTCGGTGGCGTCGGGTTCTTCAACCGGCAGGGTGCCCTGGGGTCGGTGCTGCCCGGGATGTTCCAGGAGAGCCACTGGGAGCCGGAGTTCGGCGTCGCGTCGCCGACCTCGTTCGAGGCGCAGGTGACCCGGGCCGAGGAGATCGTCGCCGGGCTTCCGCACGAGCAGCGGCTGTTCCTCTTCGTCAACGTGTCCGCGCTGCACCAGCCGAACTGGTTCCACACCCCGGGCGCGACCCGCGAGGCGGGCGACTCCCGGGCCACGCACGCGGCCGCTCTGGAGTATGTCGACCGGCACATCGGCCGCCTCTTCGCCGCCGCGAGCAGCCGCCGCCGGTGTTTCGCCATCGTCTGCTCCGACCACGGCACCACGTACGGCGACGACGGCTACACCGGTCACCGGCTCGGCCACGAGGCCGTCTGGACCGTCCCGTACGCCCACTTCTTCCTGGAACCACCCGCACCGCACGAACCGGGGGCCGCCCGATGA
- a CDS encoding glyceraldehyde-3-phosphate dehydrogenase: MTVNDDSFTNWMHREEIAESMIPIIGKLHREQDVNVLLHSRSLVNKSVVSILKTHRFARQIAGEELSVTETMPFLRALTTLDLGPSQIDIGMLAATYRADDRGLSVEEFTAEAVAGATGANKIERRDSRDVVLYGFGRIGRLIARLLIEKAGSGNGLRLRAIVVRKGSGQDIVKRASLLRRDSIHGQFSGTITVDEANSKIIANGNEIKVIYSDDPTSVDYTEYGIKDAILIDNTGRWRDREGLSNHLRPGIAKVVLTAPGKGDVPNIVHGVNHDTIKDDEQILSCASCTTNAIVPPLKAMADEYGVLRGHVETVHSYTNDQNLLDNYHSSDRRGRSAALNMVITETGAASAVAKALPDLDAPITGSSIRVPVPDVSIAILSLRLGREATREEVLDYLRNVSLASPLKRQIDFISAPDAVSSDFIGSRHASIVDAGATKVDGDNAILYLWYDNEFGYSCQVIRVVQHVSGVEYPTYPAPAV, translated from the coding sequence GTGACTGTCAATGACGACTCGTTCACCAACTGGATGCACCGCGAGGAGATCGCGGAGTCGATGATCCCGATCATCGGGAAGCTGCACCGTGAGCAGGACGTGAATGTCCTGCTGCACAGCCGCTCCCTGGTGAACAAGTCGGTGGTCAGCATCCTCAAGACCCACCGCTTCGCCCGGCAGATCGCCGGTGAGGAGCTGTCCGTCACCGAGACGATGCCGTTCCTCAGGGCACTGACGACGCTGGATCTCGGCCCCTCCCAGATCGACATAGGCATGCTGGCCGCGACCTACCGGGCCGACGACCGCGGCCTGTCGGTCGAGGAGTTCACCGCCGAGGCCGTCGCCGGGGCGACCGGCGCCAACAAGATCGAGCGCCGCGACTCCCGGGACGTCGTGCTCTACGGCTTCGGCCGCATCGGCCGCCTCATCGCCCGGCTCCTCATCGAGAAGGCCGGTTCCGGCAACGGACTGCGGCTGCGCGCCATCGTCGTACGCAAGGGCTCCGGCCAGGACATCGTCAAGCGCGCCTCACTGCTGCGGCGCGACTCGATCCACGGCCAGTTCTCGGGCACGATCACCGTCGACGAGGCGAACAGCAAGATCATCGCCAACGGCAACGAGATCAAGGTGATCTACTCGGACGACCCGACGTCGGTCGACTACACCGAGTACGGGATCAAGGACGCGATCCTGATCGACAACACCGGCAGGTGGCGCGACCGCGAGGGGCTCTCGAACCACCTGCGCCCCGGCATCGCCAAGGTGGTCCTGACCGCTCCGGGCAAGGGCGACGTCCCCAACATCGTCCACGGGGTCAACCACGACACGATCAAGGACGACGAGCAGATCCTGTCCTGCGCGTCCTGCACCACCAACGCGATCGTCCCGCCGCTCAAGGCGATGGCGGACGAGTACGGCGTGCTGCGCGGCCACGTGGAGACCGTCCACTCGTACACCAACGACCAGAACCTGCTGGACAACTACCACAGCTCCGACCGGCGCGGGCGCTCGGCGGCGCTCAACATGGTCATCACCGAGACCGGTGCCGCGTCGGCCGTGGCCAAGGCGCTGCCCGACCTGGACGCGCCGATCACCGGCAGCTCCATCCGCGTCCCGGTGCCCGACGTCTCGATCGCGATCCTGAGCCTGCGCCTGGGCCGTGAGGCCACCCGCGAGGAGGTCCTCGACTACCTCCGCAACGTCTCGCTGGCCTCGCCGCTCAAGCGCCAGATCGACTTCATCAGCGCCCCCGACGCGGTCTCCAGCGACTTCATCGGCTCGCGCCACGCCTCGATCGTCGACGCGGGCGCCACCAAGGTCGACGGTGACAACGCGATCCTCTACCTCTGGTACGACAACGAGTTCGGCTACTCGTGCCAGGTCATCCGGGTCGTCCAGCACGTCTCCGGCGTGGAGTACCCGACGTACCCGGCCCCGGCCGTCTGA
- a CDS encoding histidine kinase, with amino-acid sequence MTSFATGRMLLTPADRDGPARAERLRRLDLGERPDASFDDFDAFADKVAEVTASPFSMVNFIDENRQFFAGLHTPAGNRGGQELGAVAAGGPRGARYMARDHGYCPHVVVRRKALVLEDVCDYPRFAGNPVVDDIGVRSYLGAPLIDRTGIALGTVCAVDTVPRPWGRAGLDTIKSLAQELVRQIDHREGYRHP; translated from the coding sequence GTGACGTCCTTCGCCACCGGCCGGATGCTGCTGACCCCCGCCGACCGGGACGGCCCGGCCCGCGCGGAGCGGCTGCGGAGGCTGGATCTCGGTGAACGCCCCGACGCCTCGTTCGACGACTTCGACGCCTTCGCCGACAAGGTGGCCGAGGTGACCGCCTCACCCTTCTCGATGGTCAACTTCATCGACGAGAACCGGCAGTTCTTCGCGGGACTGCACACCCCGGCCGGGAACCGGGGCGGCCAGGAGCTCGGGGCCGTCGCGGCGGGCGGTCCCCGCGGCGCCCGGTACATGGCCCGCGACCACGGCTACTGCCCGCACGTCGTCGTGCGGCGCAAGGCCCTCGTCCTGGAGGACGTCTGCGACTATCCCCGGTTCGCCGGAAATCCGGTGGTCGACGACATAGGCGTCCGCTCCTATCTCGGCGCTCCGCTCATCGACCGTACGGGCATCGCCCTCGGGACCGTCTGCGCGGTCGACACCGTGCCGCGCCCCTGGGGCCGTGCGGGACTGGACACCATCAAGTCCCTCGCCCAGGAACTCGTCCGGCAGATCGACCACCGGGAGGGTTATCGCCACCCCTGA
- a CDS encoding cytoplasmic protein — MTYIGIDHPEHFHGLPVHAPAPSVPLPAVDAVAWRLECVYGEETDFAFLWEQFLETVDTTRVRALLIGPWWHAEYTPFAPVRDLIVAHADRFPALRGLFLADVVGQECEVSWLPMCDITPVLEALPLLEELAVRGCGDEDLALRPIRHTALKTLRFESGGLPGDLVRAVAASELPALERLDLWFGSSWYGADATVEDIGPVLSGGTFPRLRHLGLQNSELQDEIAAAVASAPVVAQLETLALSMGTLSDTGGEALLNGQPLNHLTTLDLRHHYLTDPVLDRIRAACAPAVVEAGEAEDDYRDEGDDEEPERYVAVSE; from the coding sequence ATGACGTACATCGGTATTGATCATCCTGAGCACTTCCACGGCCTGCCGGTCCACGCTCCGGCGCCGTCCGTGCCCCTGCCCGCCGTCGACGCGGTGGCCTGGCGGCTGGAGTGCGTCTACGGGGAGGAGACGGATTTCGCCTTCCTGTGGGAGCAGTTCCTGGAGACCGTGGACACCACACGGGTCCGGGCGCTTCTCATCGGCCCCTGGTGGCATGCGGAGTACACCCCGTTCGCCCCGGTGCGGGATCTGATCGTCGCCCACGCGGACCGCTTCCCCGCCCTGCGGGGGCTCTTCCTCGCCGATGTGGTGGGCCAGGAGTGCGAGGTGTCGTGGCTGCCCATGTGCGACATCACCCCGGTGCTCGAAGCACTGCCGCTGCTGGAGGAGTTGGCTGTACGCGGCTGTGGCGACGAGGACCTGGCGCTGCGGCCGATCCGTCATACGGCGCTGAAGACGCTGCGCTTCGAGTCCGGCGGGCTGCCCGGCGATCTGGTGCGGGCCGTCGCCGCGAGCGAACTGCCCGCGCTGGAGCGGCTGGACCTGTGGTTCGGCAGCTCCTGGTACGGAGCGGACGCCACGGTCGAGGACATCGGACCGGTCCTGTCGGGCGGCACGTTCCCCCGGCTGCGCCATCTGGGCCTCCAGAACAGCGAGCTCCAGGACGAGATCGCCGCCGCCGTGGCGTCCGCGCCCGTGGTCGCCCAGCTGGAGACCCTCGCGCTGTCCATGGGCACCCTCAGCGACACGGGCGGCGAAGCGCTGCTGAACGGGCAGCCGCTGAACCACCTCACCACGCTCGACCTGCGCCACCACTACCTGACCGACCCGGTGCTCGACCGGATCAGGGCGGCGTGCGCCCCGGCCGTGGTCGAGGCAGGCGAGGCCGAGGACGACTACCGGGACGAGGGCGACGACGAGGAACCGGAGCGCTATGTCGCCGTCAGCGAGTAG
- a CDS encoding PPOX class F420-dependent enzyme: MTSFEPAQEALLRLLGEHDGGVLVTQKRDGRPQLSNVNHAYYPDEQVIRVSITEGRAKTRNLRRDPRASYHVTSDDRWAWTVVDGTAELTPPAAGPEDATVEALITLYYDVKGEEHPDWADYRRAMVEDRRVVLTLHIEHVYGQPRG; the protein is encoded by the coding sequence ATGACGTCATTCGAACCGGCACAGGAAGCACTCCTCCGCCTTTTGGGCGAGCACGACGGGGGAGTGCTCGTCACCCAGAAGCGGGACGGGCGGCCCCAGCTGTCCAACGTCAACCACGCCTACTACCCCGATGAGCAGGTGATCCGGGTATCGATCACCGAGGGCCGGGCGAAGACCCGCAACCTGCGGCGCGACCCCCGCGCGAGCTACCACGTCACCAGCGACGACCGCTGGGCCTGGACCGTCGTGGACGGCACCGCCGAACTGACCCCGCCCGCCGCCGGACCGGAGGACGCCACGGTGGAGGCCCTGATCACGCTTTACTACGACGTGAAGGGGGAGGAGCACCCGGACTGGGCGGACTACCGGCGGGCCATGGTGGAGGACCGCAGGGTCGTGCTCACGCTGCACATCGAGCACGTCTACGGGCAGCCGCGTGGCTGA
- a CDS encoding multi-component regulatory system-3, with amino-acid sequence MPAPQDGPLLDDAAGRLIRPYTVSNGRTRPSTGFDLLSLVMATGIEPDIHLGPEHTVALGLCDGPMSVAEIAAHLKLPAVVTKVLLSDLVDCGAVTAHAPAFHDTPTDRSLLEAVLDGLRRQL; translated from the coding sequence ATGCCGGCCCCGCAGGACGGGCCCCTGCTCGACGACGCGGCCGGCCGGCTGATCCGCCCGTACACCGTCAGCAACGGCCGCACCCGGCCGTCCACCGGATTCGACCTGCTCTCCCTGGTCATGGCCACGGGCATCGAACCCGACATCCACCTCGGCCCCGAACACACCGTGGCCCTCGGGCTGTGCGACGGGCCCATGTCCGTCGCCGAGATCGCCGCACACCTCAAGCTGCCCGCGGTCGTCACCAAGGTCCTCCTCTCCGACCTGGTCGACTGCGGGGCGGTCACCGCGCACGCCCCGGCTTTCCACGACACACCCACCGACCGATCCCTGCTGGAGGCAGTGCTCGATGGTTTACGACGACAGCTCTGA
- a CDS encoding MBL fold metallo-hydrolase, which produces MTGADYFLPFRTKLRSMRTESFGADPAGARMQRILGSPNFADGVFQNPLGARTRPSGSTLEFAKIYFQKEQRVRRAPAGAVPVHATTLADLAAPPATGLRLTWMGHSSVLAEIDGRRVLFDPVWGDRCSPFPFAGPKRLHPVPVPLATLGSVDVVVISHDHYDHLDLPTIRALAGTDTVFAVPLGVGAHLERWGVAPDRLRELDWNETAKVNGISLTATPARHFCGRGLRNNQHTLWASWAVTGPEHRIFHSGDTGYFPGFRDIGAEHGPFDATMIQIGAYSEYWPDIHMTPAEGMRAHLDLQGGRPHGVMLPIHWGTFNLAPHAWAEPGEWTKDAAEEAEQAAAFPRPGEPFEPAGTLPVEPWWRAVSAPMAAPRWRTAAPETVPGGAPVVRRDLDVAGER; this is translated from the coding sequence GTGACCGGCGCCGACTACTTCCTCCCCTTCCGTACGAAACTGCGTTCGATGCGCACCGAGTCCTTCGGGGCCGATCCGGCCGGAGCGCGGATGCAGCGCATTCTGGGCTCGCCGAACTTCGCCGACGGCGTCTTCCAGAACCCGCTGGGCGCCCGGACCAGGCCGTCCGGCTCCACGCTGGAGTTCGCCAAGATCTACTTCCAGAAGGAGCAGCGGGTCCGCAGGGCGCCGGCGGGCGCCGTCCCGGTGCACGCCACCACCCTCGCCGATCTGGCCGCACCGCCCGCCACCGGGCTGCGGCTCACCTGGATGGGGCACTCCAGCGTCCTCGCCGAGATCGACGGCCGCCGGGTCCTGTTCGACCCGGTCTGGGGCGACCGGTGCTCCCCGTTCCCGTTCGCCGGACCCAAGCGCCTGCACCCGGTGCCGGTGCCGCTGGCCACGCTCGGCTCCGTCGACGTGGTGGTGATCTCCCACGACCACTACGACCACCTCGACCTGCCGACGATCCGCGCGCTGGCGGGCACGGACACCGTCTTCGCCGTGCCGCTCGGGGTCGGCGCCCATCTGGAGCGCTGGGGAGTGGCCCCCGACCGGCTGCGCGAGCTCGACTGGAACGAGACCGCGAAGGTCAACGGGATCAGCCTCACCGCTACCCCCGCGCGCCACTTCTGCGGCCGGGGCCTGCGCAACAACCAGCACACCCTGTGGGCCTCCTGGGCCGTCACCGGCCCGGAGCACCGAATTTTCCACAGCGGTGATACGGGCTACTTCCCCGGTTTCCGGGACATCGGCGCCGAGCACGGCCCCTTCGACGCCACGATGATCCAGATCGGCGCCTACTCGGAGTACTGGCCGGACATCCACATGACCCCCGCCGAGGGGATGCGTGCCCATCTGGACCTCCAGGGCGGACGCCCGCACGGAGTGATGCTGCCGATCCACTGGGGCACCTTCAACCTGGCCCCGCACGCGTGGGCCGAGCCGGGGGAGTGGACGAAGGACGCCGCCGAGGAGGCCGAGCAGGCGGCGGCGTTCCCCCGGCCGGGCGAACCCTTCGAGCCTGCCGGAACGCTCCCGGTGGAGCCCTGGTGGCGGGCCGTCTCCGCACCGATGGCGGCCCCCCGGTGGCGTACGGCGGCACCGGAGACGGTCCCGGGCGGCGCACCGGTCGTACGGCGGGATCTCGATGTGGCGGGCGAGCGCTGA
- a CDS encoding cytoplasmic protein, whose translation MYGAQHLHEFGGLPAVDFQHTDDPAARPAAGAVAWRVSVDPYGDEGRDRPWAEEFADFLDAVDVAEVRALIIGQWGEAYEEDSSVPVNLVIDAADRLTSLEAVFVGDLESEQAEITWIQQSDVTALLAAFPALTELGARGGTGLVFPPVKHERLRALTVQAGGLPVQVVRGVLDSELPALERLDLWLGVSAYEGDTEVADLAPLLSGTRFPRLHHLGLRNSEVANEIAAALASAPVVARLRTLDLSNGTLGDEGAAALLEGQPLTHLELLDLHHHFLTQAMEQRVRSALEPDGVCVDLSQRNEPWGGRGVEGRYTAVSE comes from the coding sequence ATGTACGGTGCGCAGCATCTGCACGAGTTCGGCGGCCTTCCGGCCGTCGACTTCCAGCACACGGACGATCCGGCCGCCCGGCCCGCCGCCGGGGCCGTGGCCTGGCGCGTCTCCGTCGATCCGTACGGCGACGAGGGCCGGGACCGGCCCTGGGCGGAGGAGTTCGCCGATTTCCTGGACGCGGTCGACGTTGCCGAGGTCAGGGCCCTGATCATCGGCCAGTGGGGCGAGGCGTACGAGGAGGACTCCTCGGTCCCGGTCAACCTGGTGATCGACGCCGCCGACCGGCTGACCTCGCTGGAGGCGGTGTTCGTCGGGGATCTGGAGTCGGAGCAGGCCGAGATCACCTGGATTCAGCAGTCCGATGTCACGGCGCTGCTGGCCGCCTTCCCCGCGCTGACCGAGCTCGGGGCGCGGGGCGGCACCGGTCTGGTCTTCCCGCCGGTGAAGCACGAGCGGCTGCGGGCGCTGACCGTCCAGGCGGGCGGTCTGCCCGTCCAGGTGGTCCGGGGGGTGCTGGACAGCGAACTGCCCGCGCTGGAGCGGCTGGACCTCTGGCTCGGTGTGTCGGCCTACGAGGGCGACACCGAGGTGGCGGACCTCGCACCGCTGCTCTCGGGCACGCGGTTCCCCCGCCTGCACCACCTGGGCCTGCGCAACAGCGAGGTGGCGAACGAGATCGCGGCGGCTCTCGCCTCGGCGCCGGTCGTGGCGCGGCTCAGGACGCTCGACCTGTCGAACGGGACGCTGGGCGACGAAGGTGCGGCGGCACTCCTCGAAGGGCAGCCGCTCACCCATCTGGAGCTGCTCGACCTCCACCACCACTTCCTCACCCAGGCGATGGAGCAGCGGGTCCGCTCGGCCCTGGAGCCCGACGGGGTGTGCGTGGACCTGTCCCAGCGGAACGAGCCATGGGGCGGACGCGGCGTCGAGGGCCGCTACACCGCCGTGTCGGAGTGA
- a CDS encoding ATP-binding protein, with the protein MVYDDSSDRTGTTEFFPVALKVLVAGGFGVGKTTFVGAVSEIAPLSTEELLTQVSVGTDNLEGVESKTSTTVAMDFGRITLSEQHVLYLFGTPGQERFWFMWDELSQGALGAVVLADTRRLAECFAAVDFFERRGIGFIVAVNEFDGAYRYEPDEIRAALDLGPEVPVVLCDARIASSSTGALVTLVQHLINATSAPAPLHAFGAHQ; encoded by the coding sequence ATGGTTTACGACGACAGCTCTGACCGCACCGGAACCACCGAGTTCTTCCCCGTGGCCCTCAAGGTCCTGGTCGCGGGCGGATTCGGCGTCGGCAAGACGACCTTCGTGGGCGCGGTCAGCGAAATCGCCCCGCTGAGCACCGAGGAACTGCTCACCCAGGTCAGCGTGGGCACCGACAACCTGGAGGGCGTCGAATCCAAGACGTCCACCACCGTCGCCATGGACTTCGGCCGCATCACGCTCTCCGAACAGCACGTCCTGTACCTGTTCGGGACACCGGGCCAGGAGCGGTTCTGGTTCATGTGGGACGAGCTCTCCCAGGGCGCCCTCGGAGCCGTGGTGCTCGCCGACACCCGGCGGCTGGCGGAGTGCTTCGCGGCCGTGGACTTCTTCGAGCGGCGGGGCATCGGTTTCATCGTCGCGGTCAACGAGTTCGACGGCGCCTACCGCTACGAACCCGACGAGATCCGGGCCGCGCTCGACCTCGGACCCGAGGTGCCCGTGGTCCTGTGCGACGCCCGGATCGCCAGCTCCAGTACGGGGGCGCTCGTCACCCTCGTACAACATCTGATCAACGCCACCTCGGCGCCCGCACCGCTCCATGCCTTCGGAGCCCACCAGTGA